One genomic region from Prochlorococcus marinus CUG1433 encodes:
- a CDS encoding nucleoside deaminase, protein MRYIFENGNSNEDQQRKTNNSKYTFWMNSILRRSKEIGKVELPICSIILDEGGRCIGRGVNRRNINKDPLGHAEIMALRQASLIKNDWRFNECTIITNLEPCTMCSSALIQARMGKVIFGAYDKKRGGLGGSIDLSKHESAHHKMEIIGGILEEECSQILQIWFKKLRTQK, encoded by the coding sequence ATGAGATATATTTTTGAAAATGGAAATAGTAATGAAGATCAACAAAGAAAAACAAATAATTCAAAATACACTTTTTGGATGAATTCGATATTAAGAAGATCCAAAGAAATTGGAAAAGTTGAGCTGCCAATCTGTTCAATAATTTTAGATGAGGGAGGAAGATGTATTGGGAGAGGGGTTAACAGGAGGAATATAAATAAAGACCCATTGGGTCATGCTGAGATAATGGCACTTAGGCAGGCATCTCTAATAAAAAATGATTGGAGATTTAATGAATGTACTATAATCACAAATTTAGAACCTTGTACTATGTGTTCATCTGCTCTTATTCAAGCGCGGATGGGTAAAGTTATTTTTGGGGCTTACGATAAGAAAAGAGGTGGATTGGGTGGCTCAATTGACCTTTCAAAACATGAAAGTGCTCATCACAAAATGGAAATAATTGGAGGTATCCTAGAAGAAGAATGTAGTCAAATTTTACAGATTTGGTTCAAAAAGCTGAGGACTCAAAAATAG
- the glnA gene encoding type I glutamate--ammonia ligase, which translates to MSKSPQDVLSQIKDEGIELIDLKFTDIHGKWQHLTLTSDMIEEDSFTEGLAFDGSSIRGWKAINASDMSMVPDASTAWIDPFYKHKTLSMICSIKEPRSGEPYDRCPRSLAQKALKYLDSTGIADTAFFGPEPEFFLFDDVRYDSKEGGCFYSVDTIEAPWNTGRIEEGGNLGYKIQYKEGYFPVAPNDTAQDIRSEMLLLMGELGIPTEKHHHEVAGAGQHELGMKFDSLINAADNVMTYKYVVRNVAKKYGKTATFMPKPVFNDNGTGMHVHQSLWKSGQPLFFGEGSYANLSQTARWYIGGILKHAPSFLAFTNPTTNSYKRLVPGFEAPVNLVYSEGNRSAAVRIPLTGPSPKAKRLEFRSGDALANPYLAFSVMMLAGIDGIKNQIDPGDGVDVDLFELPADELAKIDTVPSSLNDSLNALKADKDYLLAGGVFTEDFIDNFIDIKYEEVQQLRQRPHPHEFFMYYDA; encoded by the coding sequence ATGTCTAAATCTCCTCAAGATGTTTTAAGTCAAATTAAAGACGAAGGAATTGAACTCATCGATTTAAAATTTACTGATATTCATGGAAAATGGCAGCATTTAACTCTTACATCAGACATGATAGAGGAGGATTCTTTTACAGAAGGCTTGGCATTTGATGGTTCATCAATAAGAGGTTGGAAAGCAATTAATGCCTCGGATATGTCAATGGTGCCCGACGCAAGTACAGCATGGATAGATCCTTTTTATAAACACAAAACTCTAAGTATGATTTGCTCTATTAAAGAGCCAAGAAGCGGAGAGCCTTATGATAGGTGTCCAAGATCTTTAGCTCAAAAGGCATTAAAATATCTAGACTCCACAGGTATTGCAGATACTGCATTCTTTGGACCAGAACCAGAATTCTTTTTATTCGATGATGTTAGATATGACTCTAAAGAAGGAGGTTGTTTTTATAGTGTAGATACTATTGAAGCGCCATGGAATACTGGGAGAATTGAAGAAGGGGGAAACTTAGGATACAAAATACAATATAAAGAAGGATATTTTCCAGTAGCTCCAAATGATACTGCGCAAGATATCAGATCAGAGATGCTTCTTCTTATGGGTGAATTAGGTATCCCTACCGAAAAACATCACCATGAAGTTGCTGGTGCCGGTCAACACGAACTTGGAATGAAATTTGATTCGTTAATAAATGCTGCTGATAACGTTATGACTTATAAATACGTTGTCAGAAATGTTGCAAAAAAATATGGTAAAACAGCAACATTTATGCCCAAGCCTGTTTTTAACGACAACGGAACAGGAATGCATGTTCATCAAAGTTTATGGAAGAGTGGACAGCCACTTTTCTTTGGTGAAGGTTCATATGCAAATTTATCTCAAACAGCAAGATGGTACATCGGAGGCATACTTAAACATGCACCTTCATTCCTAGCATTTACTAACCCAACTACAAATAGTTATAAACGATTGGTTCCAGGATTCGAAGCACCTGTGAATCTAGTTTATTCTGAGGGTAATAGATCAGCCGCGGTAAGAATACCTTTAACAGGTCCAAGCCCTAAAGCTAAAAGATTAGAATTTAGATCAGGTGACGCACTTGCAAATCCTTACTTAGCATTCTCTGTAATGATGCTTGCTGGTATTGATGGAATTAAAAATCAAATTGATCCTGGTGATGGAGTAGATGTAGATTTGTTTGAACTTCCAGCTGATGAACTTGCAAAAATCGATACAGTACCTTCATCTCTAAATGACTCACTTAATGCGCTAAAAGCAGATAAGGATTATTTATTAGCTGGAGGAGTATTTACTGAAGATTTTATTGATAACTTTATCGATATAAAATACGAAGAGGTACAACAACTAAGACAAAGACCTCATCCCCATGAATTCTTCATGTACTACGATGCATAA
- a CDS encoding methyltransferase domain-containing protein encodes MARESISKIAYKTLQQSKSIAGFAHKQISSRLMNFILPDSNLENFDIDRDLLMKIQNSMDILREEDWNDAEKNMYPKKLLFDEPWLRYLTQYPKIWLDMPNTWDRRRKQNFDDLPKSIDKDNYPQYYLRNFHHQTDGYLSDFSASIYDLQVEILFNGSADSMRRRIIKPIKEGLEIFSDRKKSSIKILDVATGSGRTLKQLRAAFPKEEITGIDLSDSYLKEASRYISDLDGDLIQLIKGNAEELPFENDSFQCISCVYLFHELPRTIRAKVLNEFFRVLEPGGILVLADSIQISDSPDFTSVMESFYKSFHEPFYCDYIKEDLDHKISDVGFKDVKSNSFFMTKVWSAIK; translated from the coding sequence ATGGCTAGAGAATCTATTTCAAAAATTGCATATAAAACTCTACAACAAAGTAAAAGCATTGCAGGTTTCGCTCACAAGCAGATCAGTTCAAGATTAATGAATTTTATTCTTCCCGATTCAAATCTTGAAAATTTTGATATAGATCGGGATCTTCTAATGAAAATCCAAAATTCTATGGATATCTTAAGAGAAGAAGATTGGAATGATGCAGAAAAAAATATGTATCCAAAAAAATTATTGTTTGACGAACCATGGCTTAGATATCTAACTCAATATCCTAAAATTTGGCTCGATATGCCCAATACATGGGATAGACGCAGAAAACAAAACTTTGATGATCTTCCAAAATCAATTGATAAAGATAATTATCCTCAATATTACTTGAGAAATTTTCATCATCAAACAGATGGTTATTTGTCTGATTTTTCAGCTAGCATTTATGACCTACAAGTAGAGATACTTTTCAATGGAAGTGCCGACTCAATGAGGAGAAGAATAATTAAGCCAATAAAAGAAGGACTTGAAATTTTTAGCGATAGAAAAAAAAGTTCTATAAAAATACTTGATGTGGCTACAGGATCAGGAAGAACATTAAAACAATTAAGAGCTGCATTTCCTAAAGAAGAAATTACAGGAATTGATTTATCTGATTCATACTTAAAAGAAGCAAGTAGATATATTTCAGATTTAGATGGAGATTTAATTCAGTTAATAAAAGGTAATGCTGAGGAATTACCTTTTGAAAATGATAGTTTTCAATGTATTTCTTGTGTTTACTTATTTCATGAATTACCTAGAACAATTAGGGCTAAAGTATTAAATGAATTTTTTAGAGTTCTTGAACCTGGGGGAATACTAGTTTTAGCTGATTCAATTCAAATAAGTGATTCACCTGACTTTACATCCGTTATGGAAAGCTTCTATAAATCTTTTCATGAGCCTTTTTATTGTGATTATATAAAAGAGGATCTAGATCATAAAATAAGTGATGTAGGGTTTAAAGATGTAAAATCAAATTCCTTTTTTATGACTAAAGTATGGTCTGCTATAAAGTAA
- a CDS encoding ATP-binding protein, translated as MSLIRGKNILKKFFKRPKINWSNYEFESSLQLNEFVDQLLEPIKNSQSSYLIKLGLHEALVNAVKHGNKLDPNKNIRVRRIITPNWCVWQIQDQGNGLEIKKRDYKLPKKISSVNGRGLYIINQCFDDIRWSSKGNRLQLALKR; from the coding sequence ATGTCCTTAATTCGGGGCAAAAATATTTTAAAAAAATTTTTTAAAAGACCAAAGATTAATTGGTCAAACTACGAATTCGAATCATCATTACAGTTAAATGAATTTGTCGATCAATTATTAGAACCTATCAAAAATTCTCAATCAAGCTATCTTATAAAACTTGGTTTACATGAAGCTTTAGTTAACGCAGTTAAACATGGAAATAAATTAGATCCTAATAAAAATATTAGAGTAAGAAGAATAATTACTCCTAATTGGTGTGTTTGGCAAATTCAAGATCAAGGTAATGGTTTAGAAATAAAAAAAAGAGACTACAAATTACCAAAAAAAATAAGTAGTGTAAATGGCCGTGGCCTATATATCATTAATCAATGTTTTGATGACATTAGATGGAGTAGTAAAGGTAATAGGCTTCAGTTGGCTTTAAAAAGGTGA
- a CDS encoding GUN4 domain-containing protein has protein sequence MINKEQDNYSNATLDLIKKFVDSNQRKRINLLSQIESEVENIFKLGPSLFDIFDDEGDDWAAGWILQVLKKFKPEFFENSKFNNWFSTYSDIEINYKDLQLMLVEQKFEEADRLTSSYLRKLAGKLAEKRGYVFYSEVKNMSGKDLQTIDRLWTIYSTGRFGFSIQAKILKSVGKKYELLWPKIGWKKEGLWTRYPGSFLWSLDAPDGHMPLINQLRGVRLMDSILRHPAISERHKNIL, from the coding sequence ATGATTAACAAAGAACAAGATAACTATAGTAATGCTACATTAGACCTGATCAAAAAATTTGTAGATTCTAATCAAAGAAAAAGAATAAATTTATTATCTCAAATCGAATCTGAAGTAGAAAATATTTTTAAACTTGGGCCTTCACTTTTTGATATCTTTGATGATGAAGGCGATGACTGGGCTGCTGGTTGGATATTGCAAGTTTTAAAAAAATTTAAACCTGAATTCTTTGAAAACTCTAAATTCAATAATTGGTTCAGTACATATTCAGATATTGAAATTAATTATAAGGATTTGCAATTGATGTTGGTTGAGCAAAAATTTGAGGAGGCAGATAGATTAACAAGTTCCTACTTAAGGAAATTAGCTGGTAAATTAGCTGAGAAACGTGGATATGTTTTCTATAGTGAAGTTAAGAACATGTCAGGTAAAGATCTACAAACAATCGATAGATTATGGACTATTTATTCTACTGGTAGATTTGGATTCTCAATTCAGGCAAAGATATTAAAATCAGTAGGGAAAAAATATGAATTATTGTGGCCGAAAATAGGTTGGAAAAAAGAGGGTTTATGGACTAGATATCCAGGATCTTTTCTTTGGTCATTGGATGCTCCTGATGGACATATGCCTTTAATAAATCAACTAAGAGGAGTAAGACTTATGGACTCTATACTACGACATCCTGCTATTTCAGAGAGACATAAAAATATTCTTTAA
- the mnmH gene encoding tRNA 2-selenouridine(34) synthase MnmH, translating into MYFKREELEKFRSFKGPLIDVRSPGEYYKGHLPNSINIPLFDNDERSIIGTIYKKEGRKKAVIEGLKFLEKKIELLLDNFFMSIDSYKTITKKNNNALYIRIYCSRGGMRSQSIAWLLEKFKLNVVTLNGGYKIYRRWVLDSFLKKLNIVVIGGKTGTGKTRLLSLLEKNNYQTIDLEGLACHRGSTFGALGMKEQPSNEQFENMISEKLNSFRCSNYIFVEAESANIGKCKIPHEFFNQMKNSRRIEILRSESNRLDELIDTYSVYKKDELQESVLRIKKRLGPQRTKIALESIQSEKWELVCRSVLDYYDKCYEYEKVGKTNVKILDLTDKKYDESILELINNVL; encoded by the coding sequence ATGTATTTCAAAAGAGAAGAACTAGAGAAATTTAGAAGTTTTAAAGGACCACTTATAGATGTTAGGAGTCCAGGTGAATATTATAAAGGACACTTGCCTAATTCTATTAACATTCCACTATTTGATAATGATGAGAGATCAATAATTGGCACGATTTATAAAAAAGAAGGAAGAAAAAAAGCTGTGATAGAAGGATTAAAATTTCTTGAAAAAAAAATAGAATTACTTCTTGATAATTTTTTCATGAGTATTGACTCTTATAAAACTATTACTAAAAAAAATAATAATGCTTTATATATCAGAATATATTGCTCAAGAGGAGGTATGAGGTCACAAAGTATTGCTTGGTTACTAGAAAAATTTAAATTAAATGTCGTTACATTAAATGGGGGATACAAAATATATAGGAGATGGGTATTAGATAGTTTTTTGAAAAAGTTGAACATTGTAGTTATTGGCGGAAAAACAGGGACAGGGAAGACAAGATTATTATCATTACTTGAAAAAAATAATTATCAAACTATTGATCTTGAAGGATTAGCTTGTCATAGAGGAAGTACATTTGGAGCTTTAGGAATGAAAGAGCAACCTTCAAATGAACAATTTGAAAATATGATTTCAGAGAAATTAAATTCTTTTAGATGTTCAAATTATATTTTTGTAGAAGCTGAAAGTGCAAATATAGGTAAATGCAAAATCCCACATGAATTCTTCAATCAGATGAAAAATTCTAGGAGAATTGAAATTTTAAGAAGCGAATCTAACAGGTTAGATGAGTTGATAGATACTTATAGTGTTTATAAGAAAGATGAACTACAAGAATCTGTATTAAGGATTAAAAAAAGATTAGGACCGCAAAGAACAAAAATAGCTCTTGAATCAATTCAAAGTGAGAAATGGGAATTAGTTTGCAGATCAGTTCTAGATTATTACGATAAGTGTTATGAATATGAGAAGGTTGGCAAAACAAATGTAAAGATATTAGATTTGACCGACAAAAAATATGATGAAAGTATCTTAGAGTTAATTAATAATGTTTTATGA
- the psb28 gene encoding photosystem II reaction center protein Psb28, with the protein MTANKTAKIQFYEGTDEPIVPEIRLTRSKDGTTGQALFLFEKPQALSSITDGEITGMRMIDSEGQILTREVKVKFVDGEPIFLEAVYIWKNTSDFDRFMRFANSYAKSNGLGYSEKR; encoded by the coding sequence ATGACTGCAAATAAGACAGCAAAAATACAATTTTATGAAGGAACTGATGAACCAATAGTCCCTGAAATAAGACTAACTAGGAGTAAGGACGGCACCACCGGCCAAGCTTTATTTTTGTTCGAAAAACCTCAGGCATTATCTTCAATTACAGATGGGGAAATCACAGGTATGCGTATGATTGACTCTGAAGGTCAAATACTAACTAGGGAAGTTAAAGTAAAGTTTGTTGACGGAGAACCAATATTTTTAGAAGCAGTATACATTTGGAAGAACACATCTGACTTTGATAGATTTATGAGATTTGCAAATAGTTATGCCAAATCAAATGGATTAGGATATTCTGAAAAGAGGTAA
- a CDS encoding AI-2E family transporter, which produces MSSASYFKLVVILITSLVLWTLRDFLLLIICSLVISNIVCNLCNQIQKGLKIPRTLSLFLVLTFISVIVFTIFILVLPPFIKEFNEILVDIPNGLSKINILINTNLNKLNNLFYGEQSENVIDIFSLINNVVTIPEASTIAKAIQESFKNLINIAGNLGSGLLKLIFVLAVSLMISIEPKQYKENILLLIPKNYRNKFRNILEKCNTALANWTFSVVISSLSVGLLSLIVLSILDVKYVVSNALIAMVLNIIPNIGPVISGIFPISIALLDNFWKPLAVFGAYVIIQNIESYIIMPSIMKKKANILPGLTLISQFGFTFIFGPLGLILSLPLAVIIQVIIKESLKDI; this is translated from the coding sequence TTGAGTAGTGCATCATATTTCAAGTTAGTAGTAATTTTAATCACTTCGTTAGTATTATGGACTCTAAGAGATTTTCTCCTCTTAATAATTTGTTCCTTAGTGATATCAAATATTGTATGTAATTTATGTAATCAAATACAGAAGGGGTTGAAAATTCCCCGAACGCTTTCATTGTTTCTTGTCTTAACTTTTATATCAGTAATAGTATTTACTATTTTTATTCTTGTATTGCCTCCATTTATAAAAGAATTCAATGAAATATTAGTTGATATTCCAAATGGTTTATCAAAAATAAATATTTTGATCAATACAAATCTGAACAAATTAAATAATTTATTTTATGGCGAACAATCAGAAAATGTTATAGACATTTTCAGTCTTATAAATAATGTAGTAACCATTCCAGAGGCCTCTACCATTGCAAAAGCTATTCAAGAAAGTTTTAAAAATTTAATCAACATAGCGGGGAATCTGGGTTCAGGTCTTTTGAAATTAATTTTCGTATTAGCAGTGAGTTTAATGATTTCTATTGAACCAAAACAATATAAAGAAAATATACTTCTATTAATTCCAAAAAATTATCGCAACAAATTTAGAAATATTCTGGAAAAATGCAATACCGCATTAGCTAATTGGACCTTTTCTGTGGTCATAAGCTCATTATCAGTAGGTCTATTATCATTAATAGTTCTGTCTATATTAGATGTCAAATATGTTGTCTCAAATGCTTTAATAGCAATGGTTCTTAATATTATTCCAAATATAGGTCCAGTTATTAGTGGTATATTTCCAATCTCAATTGCACTACTAGATAATTTTTGGAAACCACTGGCGGTTTTTGGAGCATATGTAATCATTCAAAATATTGAAAGCTATATAATAATGCCATCTATAATGAAGAAAAAAGCAAACATACTTCCTGGTCTAACATTAATTTCACAATTTGGATTCACCTTCATTTTTGGTCCTTTAGGCTTAATTCTATCTCTTCCATTAGCTGTAATAATACAGGTTATAATCAAAGAATCACTTAAAGATATTTAA
- the secF gene encoding protein translocase subunit SecF, whose amino-acid sequence MKYKLELIKNKRKIIGFSTVLILLSLLGIFYSTFNTSYKKPINLGMDFVGGNELRIERVCEEECSNFSPDSVLEKLREISKNKNVLNNIKLQFQNNNKLISIRTPYLSIEESNNLINNLDNIVGPLNYESKDSRLIGPKLGKRLLTNCVTSLLVSLFAISLYITIRFDKKYALFALLALFHDLVIVFGIFSWLGVILSVEVNSLFAVSLLTIAGYSVNDTVVIFDRIRENLKLKNEGYNETIQLSVNESFRRTTFTSITTLFPLLSIILFGSYSLFWFSLALSLGIIVGSYSSILLAPSLLLKDKA is encoded by the coding sequence ATGAAATACAAACTTGAACTTATAAAAAATAAAAGAAAAATAATTGGTTTCTCAACTGTTCTTATTTTGTTGAGTCTTTTAGGGATTTTTTATTCTACTTTTAATACTTCTTATAAGAAACCTATAAATTTAGGGATGGATTTTGTTGGGGGAAATGAATTAAGAATAGAGAGAGTTTGTGAAGAAGAATGTTCTAATTTCTCCCCTGATTCAGTTTTAGAAAAGTTAAGAGAGATCTCTAAAAATAAAAACGTATTAAATAATATTAAATTACAATTCCAAAATAATAATAAATTAATTTCAATAAGAACCCCTTATTTGAGTATCGAAGAATCAAATAATCTTATTAATAATCTTGATAATATAGTTGGTCCTCTAAATTATGAAAGTAAGGATTCAAGATTAATAGGTCCAAAGCTTGGTAAAAGATTACTTACTAATTGCGTTACATCATTATTAGTTTCTTTATTTGCAATATCTTTATATATAACAATTAGATTTGATAAAAAATATGCATTATTTGCATTGTTAGCTTTATTCCATGATTTAGTAATTGTTTTCGGCATTTTTTCCTGGCTTGGAGTTATTTTATCTGTCGAGGTAAATAGTTTATTTGCTGTGTCATTGTTAACTATTGCCGGTTATTCTGTAAATGATACTGTCGTTATATTTGATAGGATTCGTGAGAATTTAAAATTAAAGAATGAAGGTTATAACGAAACTATTCAATTATCAGTTAACGAATCATTTAGGAGAACAACATTTACTAGTATTACAACTCTTTTCCCTTTATTAAGCATAATTTTATTTGGATCTTACTCACTATTTTGGTTTTCTTTGGCCTTATCTTTAGGAATTATAGTTGGAAGCTATTCAAGTATTTTATTAGCTCCATCTTTGTTGCTGAAAGACAAAGCCTAA
- the secD gene encoding protein translocase subunit SecD yields MKRRQGWLFFILFLFTLSVYLLINYPLQLGLDLKGGSQLTLQIIKEEGKVTRDELEAVNSVIDKRVNNLGVSESNLQTLGGDQLILELPGEQNPLVASRVLGKTALLEFRTQKKGTSTDLKTLQLQRLNIKELIEQYSSAEKSQNDDNFLKVIQDDLKEKEQELNYTSTSKDLYEKLIEIKKYVDKEITNLFIKTDLSGKDLINAGRRQEQTNNNWEVLLTFSNSGGEKFAEITKSIAGTNQLLAIVLDGESISEASVGSQFANTGITGGSATISGNFSAENARELEVQLKGGSLPLPIEIVETNTIGALLGSNNILKSLYAAISGLIFVGIFMIFNYRILGFVSVLSLVLYGFFNLALYSLIPVTLTLPGISGLILSIGMAVDANILIFERIREELYDGNTLTRSIDSGFQRANSSIVDGHITTLLSCFVLFLLGTNFVKGFAATLGIGVLISLFTSLNCSKTILRFFTTYQSLRQKNLYLPRNNFSN; encoded by the coding sequence ATGAAAAGAAGGCAAGGTTGGCTTTTCTTTATTTTATTTCTATTTACTTTGTCCGTTTATCTATTAATAAATTATCCCTTGCAGCTGGGATTGGACTTAAAAGGAGGTTCTCAACTTACACTACAAATTATTAAAGAAGAAGGGAAGGTAACAAGGGATGAACTTGAAGCAGTTAATTCGGTTATAGATAAACGCGTTAATAATTTAGGAGTTTCTGAGTCTAACTTGCAAACCTTAGGTGGTGATCAATTGATATTAGAATTACCTGGAGAACAAAATCCATTAGTTGCTTCAAGGGTATTAGGTAAGACTGCTTTATTAGAATTTAGAACTCAAAAAAAAGGAACATCTACAGATTTAAAAACCCTACAACTACAGAGATTGAATATTAAAGAATTAATTGAACAATATTCCTCTGCAGAAAAAAGTCAAAATGATGATAATTTCTTAAAAGTTATTCAGGATGATCTTAAAGAGAAAGAGCAAGAATTAAATTACACATCTACTAGTAAAGATTTATATGAGAAGTTAATTGAAATCAAAAAGTATGTTGATAAAGAAATTACAAATTTATTTATTAAAACTGATTTATCTGGTAAAGATCTTATTAACGCAGGTAGGAGACAAGAACAAACAAATAATAATTGGGAAGTTTTATTAACTTTTAGTAATTCAGGAGGTGAAAAGTTTGCAGAAATTACAAAGTCAATTGCTGGCACTAATCAACTACTGGCTATCGTTCTAGATGGCGAATCAATAAGTGAAGCAAGTGTTGGTAGTCAATTTGCTAATACTGGGATTACAGGGGGATCAGCAACAATAAGTGGTAATTTTAGTGCTGAAAATGCTAGAGAATTAGAAGTTCAACTTAAGGGAGGTTCATTGCCATTGCCAATTGAAATAGTAGAAACTAACACTATAGGGGCTCTTTTGGGATCTAATAATATTTTAAAAAGTCTTTATGCAGCTATTAGTGGATTAATTTTTGTTGGTATATTTATGATTTTTAATTATAGAATTTTAGGTTTTGTTTCAGTTCTTTCTCTAGTACTTTATGGTTTCTTTAACTTAGCCCTATATTCTTTGATTCCGGTAACTTTAACTTTACCTGGAATATCTGGGCTTATACTTAGCATTGGTATGGCTGTTGATGCAAATATTTTAATATTTGAGAGAATTAGAGAAGAATTATATGATGGTAATACTCTTACAAGATCTATTGATAGTGGTTTTCAAAGAGCTAATTCATCCATAGTTGATGGCCATATTACAACTCTTCTTAGTTGTTTTGTATTGTTTTTATTAGGAACTAATTTTGTTAAAGGTTTTGCTGCAACATTAGGTATTGGAGTCTTAATAAGCTTGTTTACATCATTAAATTGTTCCAAAACTATTTTGCGATTTTTTACAACATATCAATCTTTAAGACAAAAAAATCTCTATCTGCCAAGGAATAATTTTTCAAACTAA
- a CDS encoding alpha-ketoacid dehydrogenase subunit beta has translation MAGTLLFNALKEAIDEEMANDVNVCVMGEDVGQYGGSYKVTKDLYEKYGELRVLDTPIAENSFTGMAVGAAMTGLRPIVEGMNMGFLLLAFNQISNNMGMLRYTSGGNYKIPAVVRGPGGVGRQLGAEHSQRLEAYFHAVPGIKIVACSTPTNAKGLMKAAIRDDNPVLFFEHVLLYNLSEELPEGDYTCALDQADVVKEGKDITLLTYSRMRHHCLKAVEELEKKGIDVELIDLISLKPFDMETISKSIRKTNKVIIVEECMKTGGIGAELIALITEECFDDLDARPIRLSSQDIPTPYNGNLENLTIIQPHQIVEKVEDLISGSI, from the coding sequence GTGGCTGGAACATTATTATTTAATGCTTTGAAAGAGGCAATAGATGAAGAAATGGCAAATGATGTAAATGTTTGCGTTATGGGGGAAGATGTTGGTCAATATGGAGGATCTTATAAGGTAACTAAGGATTTATATGAAAAATATGGAGAGTTAAGAGTCTTAGATACTCCAATTGCAGAGAATAGTTTTACGGGTATGGCTGTTGGTGCAGCAATGACTGGCTTAAGACCAATAGTAGAAGGAATGAATATGGGTTTTTTGCTTTTAGCTTTTAATCAGATATCAAATAATATGGGTATGCTTAGATATACAAGTGGAGGAAATTATAAAATACCAGCAGTAGTTCGAGGACCTGGAGGAGTTGGTCGCCAACTTGGTGCTGAGCATAGTCAAAGACTTGAAGCGTATTTTCATGCAGTTCCTGGCATAAAGATTGTTGCATGCAGTACACCTACAAATGCTAAAGGATTAATGAAAGCAGCTATAAGAGATGATAATCCGGTTCTATTTTTCGAACATGTTCTTCTATACAATTTGTCTGAAGAATTACCTGAGGGAGATTACACTTGCGCTCTAGATCAGGCTGACGTTGTGAAAGAAGGTAAAGATATTACTTTGTTGACTTATTCAAGAATGAGACATCACTGCCTTAAAGCTGTTGAAGAATTAGAAAAAAAAGGAATAGATGTTGAGTTGATCGATTTAATAAGTTTAAAACCATTTGATATGGAAACCATCTCAAAATCAATAAGAAAAACAAATAAAGTAATTATTGTTGAAGAATGTATGAAGACTGGAGGTATTGGTGCAGAATTAATTGCCTTGATAACAGAAGAGTGCTTCGATGATCTTGATGCTCGACCAATTAGATTATCTAGTCAAGATATTCCAACTCCTTATAATGGAAATCTTGAGAATTTGACAATAATCCAACCACATCAAATAGTTGAAAAAGTTGAAGATTTAATTAGTGGGAGTATATAG
- a CDS encoding DUF3082 domain-containing protein — MADNSNENIEKNIPEKGPLNFIVGSLTSFLLFIFFYFVSNKIAIYFSIHKPSNSSEIVQNITSSINTLIIGLSFLLTFSFAFIGIGLFIVFIRSFFLKKS; from the coding sequence GTGGCTGATAATAGTAATGAGAATATTGAAAAAAATATTCCTGAAAAAGGACCATTAAATTTTATTGTTGGATCATTAACCAGTTTTTTATTATTTATATTTTTTTATTTTGTAAGTAACAAAATTGCAATTTATTTTTCAATACATAAACCATCCAATTCATCAGAAATTGTTCAAAATATTACTTCAAGTATTAATACCTTAATAATTGGATTATCTTTTTTGCTAACTTTTTCTTTTGCTTTTATAGGTATAGGACTTTTTATTGTATTTATTCGCAGTTTTTTTCTGAAGAAAAGTTGA